Genomic window (Candidatus Limnocylindria bacterium):
GTAGTGCGCCTCGGGATTCATGGGGTTGTAGTACTGATTCGGCAGGAAGCCACCCGGCGTCTCCTTCGCGAGCCGCTCGGCCACCTTGTAATAGGACTCGGGCGACTCGGGCGGAACCGCGGTCGGGCACACGACGACCTCCGCGCCGAACGCTCGCAGAAGATCGCGCTTCTCCTGGCTCTGCTTGTCGGCCATGGTGCAGATGACGCGGTAGCCCTTGATCGCGGCGGCCATCGCGAGGCCCACGCCGGTGTTGCCGCTCGTCGGCTCGACGATGGTCCCGCCCGGCTTCAGCAGCCCGCGCCGTTCCGCATCCTCGATCATCCGCAGTCCGATGCGGTCTTTGATCGAGCCGCCGGGGTTGAGATGCTCGAGCTTGCCAGCGAGCGTCGGCTTCAGACCTCGCCCGATGCGTGAGAGTCGGACCAGCGGTGTGTTCCCAACGACCGCCAGGATGTCCGGGGCGAGATCCACTTCGCGTGATGTTAGGTCCTGAGGTAAGGTCGACCGGATGGCCCAGGTCGAGACCACCGACGCACTCACGCGCGAGGTGTTCGTCAGCGTGCCACCGGAGCGCGCATTCACGGCATTCGTGAATCTCGGCCGCTGGTGGCCACGTGAGTACACGTGGTCGCAGAACGTCCTCCATTACATCGGCATCGAGCCGCGGCTCGGCGGCGCGTGCTTCGAGCGCGGACCGCACAACTTCGAATGCGACTGGGGACGCGTGCTCGTGTGGGAGCCGCCCAGACGGATCGTGTTCAGCTGGCAGATCGCGTTCGACCGGACTCCTGAGCCGAATTCGGACAAGTCGAGCGAGGTCGAGGTGCGCTTCACCGAGGAGGCGCTCGGCACGCGCGTCGCACTGGAGCACCGCGCCTTCTCGCGGCACGGCGAGAAGGCGAACGCGTACCGCGCCGGCATGGACTCGCCCAGCGGGTGGCCGATGATGCTGGAGCGCTACGCGAAGTCGGTCTAGTTGGGCATGACCAAAACGTCATGCTCGCTCAAAAGATTCGGTCTTAACTAAAAGGACGATGACCGCATTGGTCGCGTTTGTCTGTCGGAATCCGAAGCATCGGGGCAGCGCCGAGAACATCTCGAACTCGATCACGATCAACCAAGGCGAGTGGGCGTTCTGTCCAACAGGCGCACTGGACCAGCATTCTTGGGAACGCACTCCCTCAACGACTGTGGACTCGCTGAGGCGTCCAGTTGTGCACGAGGAGCGCGTCGCGAGCCCGAGATAAGCCGTGATCTCCGCTTACGGGTGCCACGTACCTGTATTAGCAATAGGCATCTCGCAAGGGGGAAAAGGATGACTGAGAAGAGCCTGTACGACCGCCTTGGTGGCGTCTTCGCGATCGCCGCTGTTGTCGACCACTTCAGCGACGCGGTCGTGCAGAACCCGATCGTCGGCAAGACCTCGAAGAACCCGGCCCTACGCGAATGGCACACGAAGAACCTGGGCCGCCTACCGGGCCTCAAGTTCATGCGGACGCTGTGGGTCTGCAACGTCGCTGGTGGACCGCAGGAGTACACGGCAACCCACCCGGGTAAGACGACGGTCGGTCTTGAAGAGGCACACCGTGACCTGCGCATCGCGCCGGCGGAGTTCGATGAAGTGGCAGCGGAACTCGGGCGCACCCTGGACTTCTTCAAGATCCCCAAGCGCGAGAAGGACGAGGTCCTCGGCGCGTTTGCGGCCCACAAGAGCGAAGTCACCGAAGGCGCACGAACCGCCGGAGCACGTTAGGCCGGCGAGCGCGAGGCTCGGGTTCAGCGCTCTACGAGCATATACACGCCGACGGCGATGAGCACGATCGGCACGAAGAACGGCTGCAGCTCCGGCGGCAGGTGCAGACCGAAGATGTCGGCGATAGCGACGATCGCAAGCAGCCCGGCGGGCACGAGAAGTCCAGGGTGGTCGCTATAGAACATGAACACGATCGCGAGCGCGATCGCGAGCGACGCGAGGAAGATCGGCGAAGCCGCCTCTGACGGTAGCGGCAGCCAGGTCGGAATGACGAGACCGAGCCCGAATCCGATGAGCACCGCGGCCGGGACCATGTAGACGTACTGCCGCGTGCCGACGTACCACGCCGCGAGGAAGGCGGCGCCCAGTGCGACGAACAGATAGGCACCCGCGTTCGCGATGTTCAGGTTGAGGTAGGGCGACAGCGCCTGGAGAAGGAACGGCGCGCCGACGGCCACGAGGATCGAGCCGCCGAGGATGCCGCGTCGGACGCCCATCGGTCGCGAGGTCGCGCGCACGCTCACGTCCTTCCGCTACGGGGCCGGCAGCGCACCAGCGTCGAGCCGACGCGGAGCCTCACCCTGCAACGACTCCGCGTACTTTAGCCCGCTGCCCGTGTTGAATACGACGACGTTGTCGTCGTCGTGGATCCAGCCGTCGCGCCGCAGGCTCGCGGCCGCGGCGATCGCGCCCGCGCCCTCGGGGCACACCAGCATCCCTTCCATCGTGCCGACCAGACGCATCATGTCTCGCATCTCGTCGTCTGTGACTGCGCGCGCGATGCCCGCGCTCTCGCGCAGCGCGCGCAGGACAAGGAAATCACCGAGCGCCTTTGGCACGCGTAGACCGGCAGCGAAGGTCTGCGGATCGGGCCACGGTTGCGACTCACTCGCGCCGGCCTCGAACGCCGCGACGATCGGCGCGCAGCCGGCCGCCTGCGCCGACACGAAGCGCGGCTGGTCGTCGTGGGCGATCCAGCCGATCTCGCGCAGCTCCTCGAACCCCTTCCACATCCCGATGAGACCGACGCCGCCGCCGGTCGGATAGACGATCACGTCGGGCAGCTTCCACTCGAGCTGCTCGGCGAGCTCGAAACCCATGGTCTTCTTTCCTTCGATGCGGTACGGCTCCTTGAGCGTCGACGCGTCGTACCAGCCCCGCTCCGCGCACGCACGCTTCACCACCGCGCCGGCGTCCGCGATCGAGCCCGGCACCACATACACCTCGGCGCCGTACGACGCGGTCTCGCGCACGATGGTCTGCGGCGTCGTGTCCGGCATCACGACCACGACACGGATGCCCGCGCGTGCCCCGTACGCGGCCCAGGCTGCTCCGGCGTTGCCCGCTGTCGGGAGAGCGATGGTGCTCACGCCGAGCTCCAGCGCGCGGGTGACGCCGACCGCGGCTCCGCGCGCCTTGAACGTTCCGGTCGGGAGCAGGCCCTCGTCCTTCACGCGCAGGTTCGGGATGTCGAGCTCCTCGCCTATCCGGCGCGCGTCGAGCAGCGGTGTCATCGGCTCGCCGAGCGTCACGACGTGCGCGGGATCGTCCATCGGGAGCAGCTCGCGGTAGCGCCACATGGTCGCGGGCCGCCGTGCGAGGCTCTCACGCTGCATCGTTTCGTGGACGCGCTCGAGGTCGTAGCGGACGAGGAGCGGACCACCGTCGTTGGTACAGGTCTGCTGCAGCGTGTCGAGCTGGAAGTCCTCGCCCGCGCGCGAGCACTCGAGGTGCGTCGCGAACGACGACGTCACGCCGCGCGTTCGATCTTCGCGCCTAGCCCCCGAAGACGCGTGTCGAGCTCCTCAAAACCGCGGTCGATCTGCTCTACGTTGCTGATGACGCTCTGGCCACTGGCGCACAGCGTCGCAGCGAGGATCGCCATGCCCGCTCGGATGTCGGGGCTGCGCAGGTCCGTTCCGTAGAGCTGAGACGGACCGACGACCACGACCCGATGCGGATCGGCCAGCACCAGACGCGCGCCCATGCGGACAAGAGCGTCGACCCAGAACATGCGAGCCTCGAACATCCACTCGTGGATGAGAACGGTCCCCTCGGCCTGCGTGGCCATCGCGGTCGCGACGCTGGTGAGATCCGACGGGAACCCCGGCCAGATCTGTGGCTTTATGTGGGGGATCGCTCCGCCGATGTCCGGCTCGACGATGTAGCGATCCTTTGCGACGACGTGGATGTCTTCGCCACGGACCTCGGTCTCGACTCCCAGTTTTTGGAACACCAGCCGCGTCATGCGCATGTGCTGCGGTACGGCATTCTTGATCGTCGCGTCCCCGTGCGTCATGGCGATCGCGGCGATGAGCGAGCCGACCTCCATGTGATCGCTCG
Coding sequences:
- a CDS encoding group 1 truncated hemoglobin translates to MTEKSLYDRLGGVFAIAAVVDHFSDAVVQNPIVGKTSKNPALREWHTKNLGRLPGLKFMRTLWVCNVAGGPQEYTATHPGKTTVGLEEAHRDLRIAPAEFDEVAAELGRTLDFFKIPKREKDEVLGAFAAHKSEVTEGARTAGAR
- a CDS encoding threonine synthase, coding for MTSSFATHLECSRAGEDFQLDTLQQTCTNDGGPLLVRYDLERVHETMQRESLARRPATMWRYRELLPMDDPAHVVTLGEPMTPLLDARRIGEELDIPNLRVKDEGLLPTGTFKARGAAVGVTRALELGVSTIALPTAGNAGAAWAAYGARAGIRVVVVMPDTTPQTIVRETASYGAEVYVVPGSIADAGAVVKRACAERGWYDASTLKEPYRIEGKKTMGFELAEQLEWKLPDVIVYPTGGGVGLIGMWKGFEELREIGWIAHDDQPRFVSAQAAGCAPIVAAFEAGASESQPWPDPQTFAAGLRVPKALGDFLVLRALRESAGIARAVTDDEMRDMMRLVGTMEGMLVCPEGAGAIAAAASLRRDGWIHDDDNVVVFNTGSGLKYAESLQGEAPRRLDAGALPAP
- a CDS encoding SRPBCC family protein — translated: MAQVETTDALTREVFVSVPPERAFTAFVNLGRWWPREYTWSQNVLHYIGIEPRLGGACFERGPHNFECDWGRVLVWEPPRRIVFSWQIAFDRTPEPNSDKSSEVEVRFTEEALGTRVALEHRAFSRHGEKANAYRAGMDSPSGWPMMLERYAKSV